From a single Lolium rigidum isolate FL_2022 chromosome 7, APGP_CSIRO_Lrig_0.1, whole genome shotgun sequence genomic region:
- the LOC124670651 gene encoding GDSL esterase/lipase At1g71691-like encodes MKTGINFASGGSGLQDQTALLQCGRVYTMTDQLEKFTSAVQMMGNSSYDLISRSLVFISVGSNDLFEYVDGNATLSPSRNDTAFLEGLVAAYKSYLQELYAAGARKFSIVSPSMVGCCPSQRFAGAAKKDLDGYRCFGTANDLSRQLYPKLQSMLQDLSVDLAGMNYSICDSAAMAETVLKHAASPTLNLTVLDTGCCGGAGLSGDGKCTKFASLCPNRDNYLFWDGFHPTQAASAEAAFALATDPGLYVRPINITRLAAL; translated from the exons ATGAAGACCGGCATCAACTTCGCATCAGGAGGGTCAGGACTCCAGGATCAGACGG CTTTATTGCAGTGCGGGAGAGTGTACACGATGACGGACCAGCTGGAGAAGTTCACGTCTGCCGTTCAGATGATGGGGAACAGCTCGTACGACCTCATCTCCAGGTCCCTCGTCTTCATCAGCGTCGGCAGCAACGACCTGTTCGAGTACGTGGACGGCAACGCCACCCTGTCCCCTAGCCGCAACGACACCGCGTTTCTGGAAGGCCTCGTAGCCGCTTACAAGAGCTACCTGCAG GAGCTGTATGCAGCCGGGGCGAGGAAGTTCAGCATCGTGAGCCCATCAATGGTGGGTTGCTGCCCATCGCAGAGGTTCGCCGGGGCGGCAAAGAAGGACCTGGACGGGTACCGTTGCTTCGGCACGGCCAACGACCTCTCCAGGCAGCTGTACCCCAAGCTACAGTCGATGCTTCAGGACCTGAGCGTCGATCTCGCCGGCATGAACTACTCCATCTGCGACTCGGCCGCCATGGCCGAGACTGTCCTCAAACACGCCGCCTCACCTACATTGA ACCTGACGGTGCTGGACACGGGGTGTTGCGGCGGCGCCGGGCTGTCCGGGGATGGCAAGTGCACCAAGTTCGCTTCGCTGTGCCCGAACCGCGACAACTACCTCTtctgggacggcttccacccaacgCAGGCGGCATCGGCGGAGGCCGCGTTCGCGCTCGCCACCGACCCAGGGCTCTACGTCCGCCCCATCAACATCACGAGGCTGGCGGCGCTCTAG